GGGAAAATCAGCGCAAATTCGACGGCCGCAACTCCGTTCGTGTCTGTCCGGAATTTCCGTAGGCGTGTGGATCGTATCGGCATTGTTAGAAAGGCTCGTTCATGAAGGCCATTGAAGACACCATCTCATATTGGTTATTAGCGCTTTTAGACAGCGCCAGACCAAATCCCAACCCAGGCGTATAGACATCTGTCGTCAGACAAGCCCGCATGAATACGATGCTGCTGGTGCTGCCGGGATTGAAAGTCACAACGGGTTTAAAGTCATTGCTTGTGTCCACACAAACGGCATTCGTTTCCGGCAGATCGATCAGACTTGAGATTTCAATGAGCTCAATGGTGAGGTTGTTGACGCAATCAGGAACAACAATTCCCACGATCTCACAGATGTCTTCTTCAAAATCTTCACGGGACACTGTGTTGTCGGCCAAACCTTTTGTGACAGCCCCAATATAGACTGACTTCGACGTCGTGTTCACAGCATGGTCCAGCATTGTCATCCGGATAAACAAGAGCCCCATCTCAAAACAAGACAGAAACAACGCAAAAAATGGCAGCCCAATAAGCGCAAACTCTACGGCTGTCGCACCGTCTTTCTTTTTAAGGAAACTTCGCAACACACGCATTGAAATTAACCTAACCGGAGACCCGAAGGTTGTTGACCGCTGATGCTATCGCATTGAATGCATCTTCGATGTTCAAACCCTCCACAAAGTAGTAATTTGAAAGACTTGACGCACAATACTTAAGCAGCTGATCTGGAAGAGAACCGCTATTGATTTGAAATCCTATCGTATATACTTGAACATTGTTATCGTTCAAATATTCACAGACGCGCTTGAAGTATGCAACCGCATCATCAGCTTTAGTGGAAGCAGTATTTATATTGCCTTTGGATACGATGGTTTGCTGAGTTTTGTTTTTGATTTTGCCAGTCGTTGTGTAATCTCTTGGCCGAAACTGCGCAGTAATCGCGCCGTCTGTCATGATGACCGCAACCTTGAGCGTGTCTTCATCGTTGAAATCAGCCGGCCGGTCCGAAAAATCACCGCCCAGCTGACCCCTCATTGAACCGGACAGCACCTTCGCGCCCCACAGTGCCCCGATGTCCATTCCGGTGCCATCGGACAAATCCATGTCATCAATCAAAGCTTTCAAATCGGTTGTATTATTTGAGTTCAACACCATTGCGGAGTCTTCAGACGGGCACCAGGGATTGGTGGCCACCCACTTTGTAAAGTCCGGCACTTGCGGGCGGCTGTTCGCCGGTATCGCGGCCATATCGAAGTCATCATCCGTGTATTCGATGCAACCCTCTCTCTCCGTAGAGAACATGAATTTGCCGTAGGGAACGTTTTTGTTCACGTAGTAATTGGCCGAACTTGGCGAATCGATAACCCCCGGGGTCGATGAGTTCACAGCGTATGTATCGTAGAAGTCACCGATGTTAACGGTTCCGCCGAATGGTATGATGCTCAGGGACGTGTATTCCTTGTCTTCGTCTTCCTTGAGCATCGTGTCGATGAAACCCTTTGCAGCTTCCCGCAGGCTTGTGATTTTTGACCCGCCCATGGACGAGGAAATATCAAGAACAACGGATACTTCGATGTTTTGCGCAGCTTGCTGAGCGACTGAAGATGCCAAAACACTCGTCTTATCGATCCCGGCCAGCTTCAAAATCGTCATTTCAATATCAACGGTCGCAGTGATCTCGACAGACTTTGCGTTGAGGCTGTCCGTCACATCCCCCATCGTCAACTTCAGAGTTGTCCACGGCGCCGTGTCAGGAAGATTGGCCTGAATATACTCATCCACCGTATCTTCGATATCCGCAGTGTTGCTCAACGAAGCGGCCGCAAGCGTCGCTGAGTCCAACGTGGATTGGAGTTTTGCCTGAGCGGTCGTCATCCGGACTACATCAAGACTCCCGATCGTGATCAGCATCAGTGGTACAAACGCCAAAGCTGTCAGAATGGCGACATTACCGGACCGATCCGCCCCCAAGCTGGAAAAACGGGACGCAAGTATTGGAAAAAGTGAGCGCAATTGCGGTATCCGTAATCTAATTTTGCTTTACAGCTGTGGCTCCGGTCTTCAGACCCTGAACGGATCAACGTCGACCAAAGATCGGTACAGTATTTCTGAAATAACAATCCGACCACTTCTATAGAGTTAATCTGAATAAATAAATTAGATATGGTTACACTTGCCTGAACGCAGCTTTATTGCCTATTTTTTGTTCATACTACGTATTTTTGTCAGTATCTGTGTAGAGCGAGCTTTGAATCTGGTCATCCGCGCAAAGATTAATCTCCTTCTTTTCCAGAAAATCGAGAAATTGGTCCATAAAAAATCGTGATCACAAGTCTGTGTTTACGGAACGATAAACATGCCCTCGCGTTCGCTCACTTGATGAATGAAAGAAAAAAGGGATTTCTCTGTGACCGCAGGCGACACCGGAGCCATACTGTTTTCGAAAGCAAAAACTTGTTCCGTTTGCGGAGTTCTGACGCTCTTGGGCGCTTCAACCGCACTCGCTCAAGACGAGATCGTGATTGGTGGTAAAGCCGTACCTGTCGAGGAAGACTCCTACAAATGTGACATGACCGCTGAGGAAATCCCGGATGACCTGAGCATCAAACGGCTGGCGAATTGTGAATCCGCCGAGCTCATCGATTTCGAAATGCCAGGCAAGGATCTGCGCGCCGTAAAGTTCACCATTTCACCGGACGACAAACCTATTTCATCCGGGATTCGCGCTGAGTTGCGCGACATGTACGTGGCCAAGAATGGCGAGGAAGTCTGGTACCGGATCTCCACATTGATCCCGAAAACGTTTCCCATGGAAGCAGACCACCGGCTTGTCCTGTCTCAGTGGCACGAACGGCTGAGGGCGGGTGGCCATAGCTTGCGGCCCAACATTTCACATCGGCTTTGGAACGGCCGTTTCGTCGTGACCCTTTGGAGCGACGACGTCATCGAACGGCTTGGCACCATCGAGGGAGACGGCCAGATCCTTTATTCGGAGCCTCGGATCGACCAGGGTGTCTACCACGAATATGTCTACCGTGTTGTGTGGTCGCCGGAAGATGATGGCCGGATCAATGCCTGGATGCGGCAATGTCCGCCCCTGCGGGAGACCTGCGACGGCCGTTGGCAGGACATGATTCAGTTTGAAGGCACAACCGGCTACTCCAACGACAAAGTAGATGGGTACTACTTCAAGTACGGGCTCTACACCGTGAGTGACTTTGAAGTGCCGTTTACGGCTTTTCACAAGGATTACTGGAGCGGACCAACCGCCGAGAGCATCGGATTGTCCGATCCGATCTTCAAATGATCCCGGCGAAAAATATGGCTTGTGGCCAACATATTACCGCAGTCGGGAGGACTATCCTCCCGATCGCGTTGTTCAGCAGCCACGGTATCTAAGTCATCTGGCGGGCATAGCGCTCCAAATGGTGATCTGTATCGCCGAAAGCCTTTTCTGCGAACATGGCCCGTTTCACGTAGTCCCCAAGCTCATATTCGTCCGTCATGCCGATCCCGCCATGCATCTGGATCGCATTTTGGCAGATCACCCGCCCCCGTTCGCCAAGGTAGACCTTGGCGGCAGACACGGCTTTTTTCCGAAGCGGGGCGTCCGGGCTATCAGCGGTCATGGCTGCTTCAAAAACCAGTGACTTGGCATGCTCGAAATCGATCGTCATTTCGGCGAGCTGATGCTGAAGTGCCTGGAACTCGCCAATCGGACGGCCGAACTGGGTGCGGACCTTGAGATACTCGGTCGTCATGGCAATGATTTTCTCAAGCGCTCCTAAAGCCTCTGCGCACAGCGCTGCCGTGCCAAGATCTGCGACATGCTCGATAATGTCACCAGCCTTGTCTTTCGGACCAAGCATGTCCGATGCTGCCACTTGAACACTATTCAGCACAATATCCGCACCGATCCGGCCATCTGCAAACCGGTAGGGTTTTATCTCCACACCGCTTGCGGCTGGCCGCACAACGAACACGCTTAAGCCTTCCGGCTCAGCCGTGGCTCCGGAGGTTTGGGCCGACACGATCAGAATGTCCGCTGATGGAGCGCCGATGACCGCTGTTTTCCGGCCGGTGAGCCGGTAGCCATCGCCGTCCGGTTCCGCACGGGTCGTAACGCTTGAAAGGTCAAACCGGCTTTCAGGCTCCAAGAAACCGACCGCGGCACGTTTGGAGCCATCCGCAATGCCCGGCAGAAAAGCCTTTTTCTGATCTTCTGTCCCAGCCAATTGAAGGGCGCCGCCGCCCAAAACAACGCTTGCCGTAAAGGGCTCGAGCGAAAGATGCCGTCCAAACTCGACGGCCGCGACCATCGTGTCGACAGCCGTTCCGCCAACGCCCGCATAAGCCTCTGCGATCGGCAGGCCCAGCATTCCAAGCTCACCGAGCGCCGACCAGATCGCAGGATCATGATACTGTTCCTCGGCAATGAGGGCTCTTCGGGCGGCCTGGCTGCAGCCATCGCTCAAAAGCTTGCCGAGACTGTCAGATATCAAGGATTGTTCTTCAGAATAATTGAAATTCATGACGCCGGTCCGCTTAGCTGAGGAGTGCTTTTGAAATGATGTTTTTCTGAATTTCGGTCGAGCCGCCGTAGATCGTTGCCTTGCGGCGGTCGATGTAAGCTGGCATGCGCGGGATCGCGTAGTCCGGCCCAACTGTGCCGCTGTTCCACGCAGGATCCATAGCCGCTTGCTGCCATGGCAGGGCATGCACACCGACCGCATCCATTTGCAGTTCGGCAATGCGCTGCTGCACTTCAGTGCCCTTGATCTTCAAAACGGATGGGAAGGCCCCGTTCAGACCCGTGCCACTGCCGCTCAGCATCCGCATGTTGGTGAGTTCCAATGCCCTGAGGTCGATCTCGAGCCGCGCGATCTTCGCCGCAAACAGCGGATCCTCGATCAAAGGCTTGCCGTTTTTCTTCTCTGTCCGGGCGATTTCCAGGAGCTTTTCAAACTCGGCCTTGCAACCGCCGACGCCGGCAATCCCGGTGCGTTCATGCCCGAGCAGGAATTTGGCATAGTCCCAGCCCTTGTTTTCTTCGCCGACCAGGTTTTCCGCCGGGACCCGGACTTTTTCCAGAAAGACTTCATTGACCGAATGCATGCCGTCAAACGTGATGATCGGACGGACGGTAATGCCGGGGGTTTTCATGTCGATCAGAAGGAAGGAGATTCCCTGCTGCTTCTTGGCCGCGTTGGGATCAGTGCGCACCAGGCAGAACATCCAATCGGAAAAATGAGCGTATGACGTCCAGATCTTTTGTCCGTTGACGATGAAATCGTCACCGTCGCGAACCGCTGCCGTTTTCAAGGAGGCCAAGTCCGACCCCGATCCGGGTTCAGAAAAGCCCTGACACCACGGGACTTCACCACGGGCAATCCCCGGCAAGTGACGGGCTTTCTGGTCCTCGCTACCGAATTCGATAATTACCGGGCCGACCATGTTAACGCCAAACGGCAGAACACGGGGCGCTCCTGCAAGGTAGGCTTCTTCATCAAAGATGTTCACCTGCATCGGTGTCCAGCCGCAGCCGCCGTGTTCCTGGGGCCAGCGGGGTGCAAGCCAACCCTTTTGTCCAAGGATACGCTGCCAGCGCATGAAGTCCTCGCCATCGAGCTTTTGTCCTGCCCTAACCTTGTCGCTCAAGTCTTTCGGCAGTTCCGCCTCCAGGAAGGTCTTTACCTCGGAACGGAAAACTTCGTCTTCCGGCGTATAATTGATGTCCATGCCTCACTCCCAATTTGTTTATCTGCCTCTACGCACCAACCGCTCCTCCAGCGGCTTTGACGCCGATAGCGTTTACCGTCCCGCGATGAGCCGTTTGGCGGTGTAGGTGATCACCGTTTCCCCGTTTTGATTGACGATGTCGTTGCGCGTCGTCACCACGGCGCGGTTGCCCTTGCTGGTCTGACGAACCTCCAAAACTTCCACGATGGCGTGAACGGTGTCGCCGGCCGTGACAGGCGCCAGAACCTTCTTGTCGACTTCCAGAAGCGCCAGCCCCGTCGCCTGGATCAGCGTCTGGCACTGGATGCCTTCGATCAATGTGTAGGTCAGCGCGGCGGGCGCTACTCGCCCCCTGGCCGCGACACCTTGCCCAAAGGTCTGATCGGTAAACAGGACTTCGGTCATTCCGGTCACACCGACGAAGGCGATGATGTCTGCCTCCGTGATCGTGCGTGCCAGCGTCCGGTACCGGTCACCAGCGGAAAAGTCCTGCCAGTAGAACCCCGGTCCGACGAGCCGTGGAGATCGTGTCATGCGTCTAAACACTCTCATAGGTGCGTGATCGGGGGTCAGGCCCACCCGAAAACGTTTTTCATAAGTATATTTATTATTATATTGCGAACTAATTTTCTGGCAAGCGTTTAAAGCGATCTGGTGGTTACAACCCTCCGGGCAGAGCCCCTTCAATGCGGCACGCGAAAAACCGCCGGCTTTGGTGGCCAACGCCTGGTTTCATGAAATTACAGAGAATAAGCCCGACCAGGCCTAAGCGCCGGTTCCGCTCAACCGGCCCTGAAGGTTCTGCCGTGCCTTGCGCAGGGTCGTGATCAGATGCTCAATGTCACTTTCATCGACACCCTCGAAGGTGACTTCATTCATCTGGCGCATACTTTCGCCGATCTTCTTCCAGACTTCCTGCATCTTCGGCGTCAGCCAAACACGTTTGGCCCGGCGGTCTTTGTCATCCGGCCGGCGTTCCACATAGCCTTTGGCTTCAAGCCGGTCGACGAGACCGCTGATCGTGACCGTTCCGATATCCATCCGGGACGCAAGATCCGTCTGGGTGAGTCCATCATCCTTGTGAAGATGATTGAGCAGGAACACCTGCACATGGGTCAGGTCGTACTCGGTTGCCAGCTGATCAAACAGAATCCGGCGGAAACGGGCAATGTCGCTGAACAAAGTACCAAGCTTGCGATCCAGGTCGTGCATGTGTGTCCAATTTCAGGTTTGCCAAAACCGATTTCATCAGCGGATCTACGCCACCCACTTTTTGCTATCGGTCCGGTCAAAGTCTTTATCCCTGCCTTATCAGCGCGCGATCCTTAGCAAAATATGTACATGCGAACAATCGTCAGTTGGTCGAGGATAAACTTACCGAGTTGTTTCCAGACATTTTGTGATTTCTGACGCAGAGAAGCCAAGTTCTTCCAGAACTTCGCGACTGTGCTGCCCAACCTGAAACGGCGGCTCTGCCTTTTGGTGCGGCCCGTCCTCGTTCGCCACGAATGGCGCACCAAGCAAAGTGACGGGGTCTGATGTGCAGTGTAGTTTCCCCGCTTCCACAAGCAGGCCGCGATGGTCAAGCTGCGGGTCGGACAGCGCCTGGCCCAGATCACGAACGGCTTGGACGGGAACGCCATATGCTTTCAGGATTTTCAGCCAATCCTGGGTGGTTTGGCCACGCAGAACCGGGCGGATCAGCTCCCGGCCTTCTTCATGATGTTTGTGGCGGGCAAGCTCAGAGGAGAATCGCGGGTCCTCCAATAGCTCCGCAAGACCGAGTGCCTTGAACGCCCCCTCCTGCTGATCTGAAGTCAAGGTGGCGAGCAGGATCATGCCATCCAATGTTTCGAACGTTCCGGCAGTCGGTTGGGTCATCGGGGATTCATTGCCCATCAGGGGCGGCAGATGCCCTCGAACCAGATAGTCCGCCCCTTGGCAGCACATCAGCTGAAGGGCCGTGTCATACATGGCAACGTCCAGAAACTGGCCTTTTCCGGTCATGGCCCGACGGTAGAGCGCTGCGGCTATGGCATAGGCCGCCGAAACGCCGGTTGTGACATCAACAAGCATGAAACCGATCCGGGTCGGCCCTGTCTCCGGGAACCCGGTCAGCGACATCATCCCAGAATCTGCCTGTATCGCAGAATCATAAGCCTTTTCCGAAGCTCTTGGACCGGTTTGCCCATATCCGCTGATGGAACAATAGATGACATCCGAATTGGCTTTTCGGACCGTCTCATAGTCGATGCCAAGTTTTTTCGCCGTTCCCGGCACGAAGTTTTCAATCACAACATCCGCAGCAGAAACCAGCCTCTCGGCGGCTTCCTGTCCAAGCTCCGATTTCAAATCAAGGGCAAGGCTGCGCTTCCGAAGATTGCCGGTGAGAAACGCCGGCGAGAGGCGTTTTTCCGCCATTTCAGGACTGGCCAGCACCCCGCGCAGCTGGTCTCCAACGCCGGGCGGCACGACCTTGACGACATCCGCGTCGAGCAACGCCAGCATTTGCGCAGCCATCGGCCCTGAAAGCGCGCGGGTAAAGTCGATGACTCGCAGTCCCTTGAATGCCCGCATGTCACCTTACCGCCGGATCGCCGGCAAGCACCGTGGCTTTGGGAACAATGACTGCGTCCAAGGCAACAGCGCTGTCCGGCAGAACCACAAACGGATTGATGTCGATTGTTTCCAACCGGTCAGCATTTTCGGCTGCAAAGACCGACAGCCGGGACAGAGCTTGCGCCAGCGCCTTAACGTCCGCAGGCGGCGCGCCGCGTACACCATCCAGCATTGCCCGCCCCTTGATCTCGCCGATCATGCGATGCGCTTCATCAATGCCGAATGGTGCCAGGCGGAACGTCACGTCCTTCATCACTTCAACGAAAACCCCGCCAAGACCGAACATCACTGCCGGACCGAGCGCCGGATCATTCGTCACGCCCAGAACCGTTTCAACACCGCCTGAGACCATTTCACAGACGAGCACGCCCTCTATTGTGGCATCTGGCTGGGCTTCCCGCGCCCGGTTCAGGATCACCTCAAAACCCTCGGCGATGGCCTGTTCATCATTCAGGTCAATCAAAACGCCGCCGATCTCGGTTTTGTGCAGAATATCCGGCGAGGCAATTTTCAAGACCACGGGGCCGCCAATCCCATGCCACGCCTTGACTGCTTCTTCGGCACTCTCCGTCAGGACGTCCCGTGTCACCGGGATGCCGGCGCTTGCCAGAATGGCTTTTGCTCCAGCTTCGGACACCAGCCGGTCCGGCACTTCAGACACACCTGCCGGAAGAGCTGAAGGCGTATCCGGCTGACCGCGTTCGAATGTTTCATAGAACTGGGAAAGGGCGGCCATTGCACGGATAGCCATGACCGGATCTTCGAAACAGCCAATGTTGAGCGCTTCATAGTCGGCAATGATTTCGGGTGTGGCGATCATGCTGAGCGCCATCGGCGTCTCCGGGTGTTTTTCCCGCAGGTCCTTGAAAGTCTGAAGGCAGAAGTCTTTGAGACCCGGCGCCTGCGGAGCGCTCGCAAGATAGGTGGCGTAGGCATCACAGCCGCTTTCGCGGATCGACAGATCAATGCCCTGACCAATGACTTCCGGCTGGTTGAGCACCTGCCCGGTAATGTCGATCGGATTGCGCACACCAGCGTATGGGATCAGTCCCAGCAGTTTTTGCTGCAAAGCCTCCGGCATCGCCGGAACTTCCAAGCCGTTTTTGACAGATTCGTCAGCCATTTGAATGCCAATGCCGCCTGACACGGTCTGAATGGCCATCTTCCGGCCCTTCGGGAAGAGCCCTGTCTGACAGGCATAAGCGACGTCGACCATTTCCTGGCAGCTGTGCGCCCGGTAGACGCCATATTGTTTGAAAAGCGCGTCGTAGATCGCATCATCACCAGCGAGACTGGCCGTGTGTGTCGCCGCAGCTTCTGCGCCCACATCCGTATCCCCAACCTTGATCATGATTACCGGCTTCTTCGCGGCGCGGGCCAGATCAAGGGCCGCACACATACGGTCCCGGTCCTTCACGCCTTCGGTGTAGGCCATGATGGTCGAGACATCCTGATGCTCAGCGTAATAAGCGATCACTTCGGCAACATCGATGTCCGATTCATTGCCGGTCGTCACCCAAAGGTCCGTTGCAACTCCGCGCCTTTGAGCCATGTAGAACATGTGCGCGCCATAGGCCCCGCTCTGGCTGATGATCGCGGTTTTTCCCGGAGCGAGGCGCAAGCTGGCCTGAACGCTTGAAAAAGTACCGAACCAACCGGCACTAACACTGAACGCTCCGATGCAGTTTGGACCAATCAGTCGCATCCCGGAGTTCTGGGCAGCTGCCGCGATCCGCTGCTGCGTTTCAGCGCCTTCCGCGCCTAGTTCGGCAAAACCGGAGCTAAAGATAATCGTGGACTTGGTGCCCATAGCTGCGCAGTCAGCTACGGTCTTTTCAACGAGAGAGGCAGGTACGGCGACAATCGCGCAATCCACCGCTTCCGGCACATCGGTGATCGAGGGATAAGCCTTGAGCCCCTGCACTGTCGGCCGCTTCGGATTAACCGGATAGATCCGCCCCTTAAAGCCACCGGCGATCGTGCTGGCGACCGGCCGCCCACCAATCCGGCTTGCATCGTCGGAGGCGCCGATGATTGCGACCGACTGGGGTTTCAAGAGGACATCAAGGCTGGCGCTGGTGGAAGGCAATACATCGGCCATGAAACGTTCCTCACTCAAATCCGCCGGCCGGCATCGGCCCAAAAAGCATCGCGCAGCTTGCGCTTGAAAATCTTGCCGTTGTCATCCCGTGGCAAGCTGTCCTTGATCAGGATCTTACGGGGGATCATGTAGCTGGCAATCCGTGACCGGAGGTAGTCCTGCAATTGACCGGTATCGATGGTGGTGTCGGGTTCCGGCTGAATGGCAACGGCAATGGCTTCGCCAAGCTCAGGATCGGGGATTCCAAAGACAGCGCAATCATGCACCTGGTCATGACCGAACATGGCCGCCTCGATTTCCGCTGGATAGATGTTGACACCGCCGGAGATGATCATGTCGCGCTTGCGGTCGGAGATGAACAGATAGCCATCTTCATCGAGGTAGCCAATGTCGCCAACGGTGAAGAGCCCGTCACGTTCTACAACTGCCCGGTCCTCCGGCCGGCCCTCGTAGATAAAGTCGGGAAAGGAATGCAGGCGGCAATAAATTTCGCCTGGCACATTCGGCGGGCATTCCGAGCCATCTTCGGCAAAGATCTTGATGCTTGCATCCTCAACGGCACGGCCCACCGTGCCCGGCTTATGGAGCGCCTCTTCGCTGGAACACAATGTCACTGCGCCGGTTTCCGTGCCACCGTAATACTCAAAGATCACAGGTCCCCACCAGTCGATCATCGCGCGTTTGATATCCGGGGGGAACGGTGCGCCGGCGGCAACGATGTGCCGCAGGGAGGATGTGTCATATTGCCGGCGCACCGCAGCAGGAAGTTTCAAGAGCCGGATAAACATGGTCGGCACCATGAAGGCCGTGGTGATTTGATGCTCCTCAATGATCTGAAGGATCTTTTCCGGATCGAACCGCGGAACAAGAACCAGATCGCCGCCGACATCGACCGTCAGCATCGCAAACCGGTTCGGGGCCGAGTGATACATCGGAGCCACCATCAGCGTCCGGCAGTCTTCAGAGAAAATCTTGTTGTACCCGGTGCTGACCAAAGTCGGGTTGCTCAGCCGGCGGACACCTTTTGGATGGCCGGTGGTCCCGGAGGTGTAGATCATCGCGGCCTGTCCATGGGCATCCGGTCCAACCCAGACAGACTGTTCTGCAAGCCAGTCTTCCCAGACCAGGTAACCATCCGGCACAGCACAAGCATCTACTGAAAGTCCATAGCTCTCTGCAATGTCGGGCGGGGTCGGCACGATGATAATCTGAAGCTGTTCAATGACATCGGCCGGGAGATCCGAGCCAATCTGGCTCCAGAGATCCGCATGAATGACAAAGACCCTGGCCTTGCAGTCTTTCAGGATGTAGGCGGCTTCTTCGGCCGTGAACCGCCAATTGACAGGGACTGCGGCCGCTTTCACAAGAGCGGCCGCAAGGTCCATCGTCACCAGCGGAAAATCATTGCGCATCATGGTGGCGACTGTCCCGCCTTCCGTGACGCCGGCTTTCAGGAAACCACTTGCCGCCCGGCGCGCCAGGATCCTGATGTCGGCATGGTCCATGGACCGCGGCCCGCAAATCAATGTCTTTGGCATGAACTCGGTACTCTTCCCGTTTAGTGGCCCAGAAAATTGGGCTTGCGGCTTTCACCGAAGGCACGAACGCCTTCTTCGAAGTCCTGGGTGTTGAAGGCCTTGCTTTGACAGGCTGCTTCCAGGCGCAAGGACTCATCAAGGGACGCCGATTGCGCGGCTGCGATTTCGCGCTTGATCAGGCCGAGGGCAACCGTTGGACCAGACCCGAGGCGCTGTGCCAGCGCAGTTGCAGTGTCCAGGACGCTGTCATCTTCCGTGACCTCGTGAACAAGGCCCCAATCCTTGGCAGTTTCTGCCTCCATCGATCCGCCAAGCATCGCCAGCGCCGTGGTACGCGATGCGCCGATCCGGTGCGTCAGAAGCGAGGAGGCCCCGCCGTCCAGGACTGCGCCGATCCGGGCGAAAGACAGGTGAAACTTTGCGGATTGAGCTGCAATGACGATGTCGGACGCGAGGACAATGGAAAAACCGGCACCGGCAGCTGGGCCATTGACGGCGGCAATGACCGGAACCGGCAAGTCCCGCAAGGCCTGAACCACCCGGTTGATCCCACCAAGGATTTGCGTCTCGATATGCTGGCGGCGCGCCAGGATCGTCTCAAGATCGAGATCGGCACCGCTGCAAAACCCGCGGCCAGCACCGGTGATCAAAACAGCGCGTACGCTCGGAGCATGAAGCTCTGAAAGAAGCTCCGACAACATGCCCTCGCGCATGTCCGTCGACAGCGCATTCAACCGGTCCGGACGGTTGAGGGTCAGGCTCAGCACGCCGCTGTCCCGCTTTACAAGTAAATCGCTCATTGCTCCTCCCCAGGATGCTTTTACAGGCGGCTCCTCCTGCCGCTTAGCTGTGACAAGGCCCGGCCAGGTATCAGTCACCGGGCCCTGCCATCGCGATGGCGGCGTTTATGCCCCCATCTTTCCGACGATCGCCAAAGAACAGACGTTCTGATGCGGGAAACCGCCCAGATTGTGTGTCATGCCGAAAACGGGTTCTTCCGTCCGCTGGCGTTCACCCGCGCGGCCCTGAAGCTGCAGATACATCTCGTAGATCATCCGGAGACCAGAAGCGCCAATCGGGTGGCCAAAACACTTCAACCCTCCATCGATCTGGCAGGGGACCTTGCCGTCGGCATCATAAAAGCCATCCATGATATCCTTCACGGCACCGCCTTCTGGCGAGATGAAAAGGTCTTCCATGGTCACCAGCTCGGTGATCGAAAAACAGTCATGCACCTCAAAGAGGCTGATCTGCTCGCGCGGATTGGTGATGCCGGCTTCCTTGTAAGCCCGTTCGGCACATTTGCGCGTCGTCACAAAGTGGCTGCCATCCCAGGAATTGTGCTGCGCTTCCAGTCCGTTGGAGGCGGCCAGCTGCAAGGCTTTCACGGTAATCAGATCATGTTTGCCGAGAGACTTGGCGATTTCCGGTGTGGTCACAATGGCGCAGGCGGACCCGTCAGACACCCCGCAGCAATCGAACAGGCCAAGCGGCTCGGCAA
This window of the Roseibium alexandrii DFL-11 genome carries:
- a CDS encoding TadE/TadG family type IV pilus assembly protein, with the translated sequence MRVLRSFLKKKDGATAVEFALIGLPFFALFLSCFEMGLLFIRMTMLDHAVNTTSKSVYIGAVTKGLADNTVSREDFEEDICEIVGIVVPDCVNNLTIELIEISSLIDLPETNAVCVDTSNDFKPVVTFNPGSTSSIVFMRACLTTDVYTPGLGFGLALSKSANNQYEMVSSMAFMNEPF
- a CDS encoding TadE/TadG family type IV pilus assembly protein — encoded protein: MRSLFPILASRFSSLGADRSGNVAILTALAFVPLMLITIGSLDVVRMTTAQAKLQSTLDSATLAAASLSNTADIEDTVDEYIQANLPDTAPWTTLKLTMGDVTDSLNAKSVEITATVDIEMTILKLAGIDKTSVLASSVAQQAAQNIEVSVVLDISSSMGGSKITSLREAAKGFIDTMLKEDEDKEYTSLSIIPFGGTVNIGDFYDTYAVNSSTPGVIDSPSSANYYVNKNVPYGKFMFSTEREGCIEYTDDDFDMAAIPANSRPQVPDFTKWVATNPWCPSEDSAMVLNSNNTTDLKALIDDMDLSDGTGMDIGALWGAKVLSGSMRGQLGGDFSDRPADFNDEDTLKVAVIMTDGAITAQFRPRDYTTTGKIKNKTQQTIVSKGNINTASTKADDAVAYFKRVCEYLNDNNVQVYTIGFQINSGSLPDQLLKYCASSLSNYYFVEGLNIEDAFNAIASAVNNLRVSG
- a CDS encoding heparin lyase I family protein, producing the protein MGASTALAQDEIVIGGKAVPVEEDSYKCDMTAEEIPDDLSIKRLANCESAELIDFEMPGKDLRAVKFTISPDDKPISSGIRAELRDMYVAKNGEEVWYRISTLIPKTFPMEADHRLVLSQWHERLRAGGHSLRPNISHRLWNGRFVVTLWSDDVIERLGTIEGDGQILYSEPRIDQGVYHEYVYRVVWSPEDDGRINAWMRQCPPLRETCDGRWQDMIQFEGTTGYSNDKVDGYYFKYGLYTVSDFEVPFTAFHKDYWSGPTAESIGLSDPIFK
- a CDS encoding acyl-CoA dehydrogenase family protein; the protein is MNFNYSEEQSLISDSLGKLLSDGCSQAARRALIAEEQYHDPAIWSALGELGMLGLPIAEAYAGVGGTAVDTMVAAVEFGRHLSLEPFTASVVLGGGALQLAGTEDQKKAFLPGIADGSKRAAVGFLEPESRFDLSSVTTRAEPDGDGYRLTGRKTAVIGAPSADILIVSAQTSGATAEPEGLSVFVVRPAASGVEIKPYRFADGRIGADIVLNSVQVAASDMLGPKDKAGDIIEHVADLGTAALCAEALGALEKIIAMTTEYLKVRTQFGRPIGEFQALQHQLAEMTIDFEHAKSLVFEAAMTADSPDAPLRKKAVSAAKVYLGERGRVICQNAIQMHGGIGMTDEYELGDYVKRAMFAEKAFGDTDHHLERYARQMT
- a CDS encoding acyl-CoA dehydrogenase family protein, whose translation is MDINYTPEDEVFRSEVKTFLEAELPKDLSDKVRAGQKLDGEDFMRWQRILGQKGWLAPRWPQEHGGCGWTPMQVNIFDEEAYLAGAPRVLPFGVNMVGPVIIEFGSEDQKARHLPGIARGEVPWCQGFSEPGSGSDLASLKTAAVRDGDDFIVNGQKIWTSYAHFSDWMFCLVRTDPNAAKKQQGISFLLIDMKTPGITVRPIITFDGMHSVNEVFLEKVRVPAENLVGEENKGWDYAKFLLGHERTGIAGVGGCKAEFEKLLEIARTEKKNGKPLIEDPLFAAKIARLEIDLRALELTNMRMLSGSGTGLNGAFPSVLKIKGTEVQQRIAELQMDAVGVHALPWQQAAMDPAWNSGTVGPDYAIPRMPAYIDRRKATIYGGSTEIQKNIISKALLS
- a CDS encoding MaoC family dehydratase yields the protein MTRSPRLVGPGFYWQDFSAGDRYRTLARTITEADIIAFVGVTGMTEVLFTDQTFGQGVAARGRVAPAALTYTLIEGIQCQTLIQATGLALLEVDKKVLAPVTAGDTVHAIVEVLEVRQTSKGNRAVVTTRNDIVNQNGETVITYTAKRLIAGR
- a CDS encoding MarR family winged helix-turn-helix transcriptional regulator; translated protein: MHDLDRKLGTLFSDIARFRRILFDQLATEYDLTHVQVFLLNHLHKDDGLTQTDLASRMDIGTVTISGLVDRLEAKGYVERRPDDKDRRAKRVWLTPKMQEVWKKIGESMRQMNEVTFEGVDESDIEHLITTLRKARQNLQGRLSGTGA